The Polyangiaceae bacterium DNA segment CGGGCCTGAAGCAATGTTTGCTCGGCCTTCTTCGTGTCGCCCATCGCTTCGTAGATGGACGCAAGTCCCGTGGTCCTTCGGCACTTCGCCTCGGGATCCTCGACGTTGTTGATGAGGATCGTTTGCTGTTCGAGCGCCTTCGCGGTGTCGCCAGTCTTCTTGTAAAGCTCGACGAGTTTTTCCCGTGCCGCCTCGTTGTCGGGGAAGCGCTTCAGCACTTCCTGATAGGAAAGCTCGGCGCGTTCGGCATTTGGCAGCGGCCCATCGTAGAGCTCGCCGAGTCGCAAATAGAGATCCGATTGACGCTCTGGTTCGGAGACCAAGCGCGCCAGGCGAATCCAGGCTTGCTCCGCGCCCTCCCAATCTTCCTCTTTCGCACTGACTTCGGCGAACGCCGAAAGCGCTTCGACGTGATCGGGATACTGCTCGAGTGCAGCAGCGAGCGCGCGTTTTGCAGCGCCCGCATCGCCGATGTCGGCAAGAGCGCGGCCGCGCATGATCTCCATGTCGACACGTTCTGCCGGGTCGGTGATCGTCTCGAGACGTCGTTCGAGAAGTGCGGCGAGCTCGGCGCGAGCGTTCGTCGCGACGTACACGTCCTTCAAGCGCTGGAACACGTCGCGGTAGGACGGATCGGTCGAGAAGACATGTTCGAATGCGCCGCGCGCGCGTTCGCTGTCATTTGCTTTGTCCGCAAACAGAACGGCTGCCTTGTACAGGCCTTGCACGCGCTCTTCCGGCGTGATGCTCGTCTGCGCTGCAGCCTCGTACGATTCGGCTGCGTCTGCGAAGTTGCCGAGAGCTTCGAGGACGCGCGCTCGTTCGAGGTGCAGCACGAAATGGCTCGGCGTAGCTTCGATGGCTTTGTCGAGCAGCTCGCGTGCTTTTTCGAGGTTACCAGTACGCTCTGCCGATTCGGCCGCCCGAAGCGACAACGTTGAAACTTCCGAAGAGCGTTCCGTGCGCGCGGCCAGTTCGACGTCGACTTCGAGGGCCAGCGCTTCATCGCCACCCGCGCGTGCATGAGCTGCGGTTTGTCGCAGTGCCCAAATTCCGCGCGGCTGGTTTTTGTAGGCAACGTCGACCGCTTCGCGTGTGTCGTCCCAACCGCGGAGGCGCAAACGAAGACGGGCTGCGAGTTGTGCGTGCGCGATGGCTTCGGGCCCTTCGAGGGTCTTGGCCGTTGCGAACACCACGGGTTCGAGCTCTTCGTCGCGACCAGCAATGATGAGCGTGCTGGCGATGCGCCTGAGCGTTGGCAAGTGCGACGGTGCGCCTTCCAGAATCGCGCGACGCCAAAGGAGCGCGTTTCCGGGATCGTTTCGTCCGACTTCGTCGAGCTCCGCAAGGCGCTCGTAGGTTTCGAGTCGCTCGGTGGGATCTTCGGTTGCCTTTGCGTGCGCAAGCAGCGACTCGACGAGCTCGCCCGTGCCGTGGCCAGCGAGCGCCGTGCGGTACACGCATAGCGGCGCGAGCAGGTTTTCCCCGGCAAGCGTGGCTTGTTTCGCCATCACGGATGCATTGGCGAGGTCTCCGTCGCGTTCGTATTCGAGTGCTGCATCGAGCGCGCAGCGTGCGGCTTCGGCACCCGTCGATGCGGCTGCTCGTTCGGCGCGGAAAGCGGCACGATCGCTCGGCCTTTCCGGCGATAGACGCTCGAACAGCTCGCGCAGGCCGATGTCGTCAGGCCGCGCTTTGAGCGCGTGCGTGAGCAGACCCGTCGCGTGCCCCGCTCCCTCGGGCGTGATCAATGCCTCGCGCAGATAGTCGCGAGCTTGCTCGATCGGGTCTTCGCACGATTCGCGACGTGCATGCAGCCATTCGATGAGTCCATCGCGATCTCCGGCCGAGCGCGCGATGCCTTCGCCGATGTGAATCGACAGGGGCATGTGCGGATCCATTTCCGCGGCGCCTCGGAGAAGTTTGTCCCGCTCATCCTCGATTGTCGATCCAGGCGAATCGAGCTCGAGCAAGCGGTTGGCCGCTTCGGTGAGCACGAGTGCTGCACGCGTTCCTGGTTGCATCGATTGCGATAGCTCGGAAAGGATCGTCGCGGCTTCTGTCGGCTCGGCACTCGCCGCGGCTGCGCGGGCCGCTGCTTCGTGCGCGGAATCCGCTGCTCGTGCACGCGCGTAGCTTTCGTTTGCGAGTTTCGTGTTGCCCGCGAGCTCGGCGAGCAGTGCTGCTGCCAGCGCGCCGTCGCGGTCACCTTCGGCTTGCTCTCCACGCCATCCTGCGACTGCGTTGGCAATCTTGGCGCCCGCTTTTCCTTCGAGGTCGAGCTCGAGCGTGAGCGCACGACCCGTTCCACTCTCGGGAACGAACTCCGTGTAACCAAGGATCGATGCTGCGAGCGCATCGTTCGACGTGAGGGGTTTGTCGTCGGCACGAAGCGCACCGAGAGCGCGACCAAGAGCCGCGCCGGCGCGAGCTGCCGTAGCACCGGCTCCGATGAGGTTCGTCGACGGGTTCTCGAGATCCCGCGTCACGGCGCTCGAAGCTGCAAGGAGCGGGATGAGATCGTCATCGCCCGCGGCTGCTTCGACGGCTTGTTCGAACACTTCGCGCGAGCCGCCCGTGAGGGCCGTGAGTGCAAGTCGATCGCCCGCAGAGAACGCGATCGTGTCGCTGCCTTCGATCGCCGAGCGGGCTGCCTGCGCATCACCGAGCTCGATGGCGCGTGCTGCGAGCGCACGGCGCGCATCGGCGTCGTGTGTACCGTCGAGAGCTCCACGCAAGGCTTCGATCGCGTTGCCTCGCGTTTCCTTTCGTGCTGCCGCAAGCATGCTCGCGAGCCATCCCGCGCCGCCCTTGAGCGACGCGGCACTCTGCAATCGACCGAGCGTGGCGACGGCGGACGACACGTCGCCACTTTCGAGTGCTGCGCGCGCTCGGAGCAGCGCGTCGTACGTGGACACGACGTTGCGTACGCCGCGAGGAGCGTTGCCGCGATGGATGGACACCTTGGAGAAGGCGTCACGCAAGGCTGACAGGTCCTTCGTTTCCGGCGCGCGAACTTTCGTGAACGCGCTCGGATCCGTTGCATCTCCAAGCGCTTCGGTGAAGCGCTGCACGAAGGGACGCGGATCTGCCGCGTCCACGCGCTGCGCAACGTCGAGCCGCTTCTTGGCGCCGTCGTCGTCCTCGAGCCGAACGCGAGCGATATCGGAGCCGAGCATCGCGGCGTGCGCGCGCGCTGCGTTCGTCGGCAAAACGCGCGCTTCGCTGTCGAGCACTTCGAGTGCACCTTGCCAGTCTTGGTCCCGCATGAGCAGGCCGCGAAGCTGATGGTGAGCAAGCGGCGAGCTTGGTGCGAGCGTGCGCACTTCGGCAGCAATGGCCCGGGCTGTTTGCTCTTCGCCAGCCATTGCATACAGCTCGCACACGGCCACGAGAGCTCGTGCGCGCGCCGCCTTGTCCTCGATGGCCTCGGCTTCCGCTCGAAGCCACGCAGCGCGTTCTGCCCACGCATCGCGTTGTTGCGTGCCGACCAGATGCGCCGACGCGTCCTGTTCGTCCGGGAACGATGGAGCGGCGTCCACTGCCTTGCGTTCGGGACGCGATGCAGGAGCTTCTTCTTCGATGAGATCGGCCCCATCGATGGTTTCCTCGTCCGCCGCCATGCTCGCGTCCGCCGCAAGGAGCGCTTCGACCACGCCATCGGGCTGACGCATCGTCGTCTCTTCCTCGATGGCGTCGGCCTCGACTTCGGACGAACCTTCTTCGGCGGGCGGCGCACGCAACGCGCCGAGCAGCTCATCGGGTACTCGAGCCAATAGGGTCGCTTCGTTGTCGTCGTCGTCAGCAACGTTTGCGATGTCGAAATCGTCTTGGTGATCGCTCACGGGCCCTGATCCTTTGCTCCAGAATCGCTGCTCACCGGACGCCCATGCCGAGCTTCTTGCGAAGCTCGAGATAGTTGGGCGAAAGCACGAACGAAAGCAGGCGCCGACCGCGCTCACTCTCGGGGATGGTCGAACCAAGCTGATCCCTCGGAATTCCGAGCAGATCACTCAGGACGATCGAAACATCGCCAGCGGCGATCACCGCCATGCGATCGAGGCTGCGCCGCGCAGCAGCAGCCCAAGCGCGCGCATCTTGCTTGCTGGAGACGATCTTCAAACACGTCTCCCCAATGCTCTTGCGCACTTTGCGCGAGATCTCTTTGTGCACCGCGCGCTGGATCTCGTTGTAGACCGCATAACCGGGGTTGGCGATCTTGATGTCGACCTCGTTGCACGCCGCAATCACGACCGACGCGAGCGCCACTTCGTCGCGCGTTCGCAGCGAAATGATGCCGCGGCGCAACGCGAATACCGTACGCGCCACGGCCGAACGTGCGGCCGCATCGAAGGGCGCCGCAATCGCCGAACCCAGCACGATCGCTGGGACGTCTCCCGCAACTCCGCTCACGAGGTTTGGATTCGGACCGCCCACGTACAACTCGAAATCACCCTCGAACCCAACGGCTCCCATCCACTCGGCAACGGCAAGACGTAGCGGATGACCACCACGCGAATCGATACGCTCCTTCTTGCCTACGCCGAGCGTGCTGAGTGTCGGGCCAAGCGCGAGCGATACGGTCTCGGCCATCTGCACGAGCAGCTCGGCAATCGGACCACCATCTTCCGGATCGGCAATCTCCGCCATCGCCCTCGCGTCGAGCACGATCTGCGGACGAGCCGCCACGCGTGTGTCGAGTTTCTTGAGCTCCGATGAGATTGTCGTGTTGGAACGACCGAGTGAAACGAGGCATCCGAGCGTCGCCTGTCGCAACGCCAAGTCCTGCTCGAACTGCGCAATCTTCGCGAGCCGCTCGACCCGATCCGCATCGCAAGGATCCTCGGCGAGCTTGTTCAAGAGCACCGCCTTGGCGCGGCCGAGTAGGCGCTTCTGTAGCGACGCGTCGTAGTTGGTGGTCAGCACCATGTCGAGCGCTTCGCCGTCGTCGTTCGACTCGTCGAGCAGCTTCGTCACGGCCGCTTCTGCCTTCAGCGGTTCCTTGATCTTGTCCCGCCAGATGGCCATCGCGAGCCGCGCAGCCTCCATGCGACCTTCGCGCTTCTCACGCTCTTGCATGAGCTGTTCGAGGATCGCCGTCGCGCGTGACCACGCACCGGTGCGCGCTGCCACGCGTGCAAGACGTTCACGCACCGGAGGCGTGGACAAACCTGCTTCGTGCAGCCCAACGAGCACGTTGAGTGCCTTGTCCGGCGCGTTCAGCTTGTTCTCGTAAATGTCCACCGCCGCGACACCGGACATGAGCCGCTGCTGCGTCGGCGCTTCCTTGATCCTCGAGAGCCGCCCGAGATAATCCGCGGCGTCGCCGAACTTGCCCATCGTGATCGCAATCTCGCCCGACAGCGCGAGTGCGCCGACGTGATCGGGCTCGATCATCGTGACGTTCTCGAGTGCCGACAACGCTCCTTCGCGATCTCCCTTCTTGCGAAGCACGCGAGCGCGTTCCCAGAACAGCTTGCTGATCTCGACCTCGTCGTCGGCTACGTCGAGACGGCGGCTCATGATCTCGAGCAGCCGGTCGTCCTCGTTCCGCGCACGAACGCGTCGGAAAAGTTTGTCGAACGCAACCGATCGGCTCGGATCACGCTCGAATGCACGCGCAAACGAAATCTCGGCGTCGTCGTGCGCTTCGGTGTGCTCGAGCAAAATGAGACCGGCTCTCTCCCAGAATTCGGCGCCGCGAGCGTCATTGCTGCAGAGCGCGCCGAGCTGCGCGTAGGCGAGCGCCGTCGAGATGTGATCACCGAGCGCCTCGC contains these protein-coding regions:
- a CDS encoding tetratricopeptide repeat protein, whose protein sequence is MSDHQDDFDIANVADDDDNEATLLARVPDELLGALRAPPAEEGSSEVEADAIEEETTMRQPDGVVEALLAADASMAADEETIDGADLIEEEAPASRPERKAVDAAPSFPDEQDASAHLVGTQQRDAWAERAAWLRAEAEAIEDKAARARALVAVCELYAMAGEEQTARAIAAEVRTLAPSSPLAHHQLRGLLMRDQDWQGALEVLDSEARVLPTNAARAHAAMLGSDIARVRLEDDDGAKKRLDVAQRVDAADPRPFVQRFTEALGDATDPSAFTKVRAPETKDLSALRDAFSKVSIHRGNAPRGVRNVVSTYDALLRARAALESGDVSSAVATLGRLQSAASLKGGAGWLASMLAAARKETRGNAIEALRGALDGTHDADARRALAARAIELGDAQAARSAIEGSDTIAFSAGDRLALTALTGGSREVFEQAVEAAAGDDDLIPLLAASSAVTRDLENPSTNLIGAGATAARAGAALGRALGALRADDKPLTSNDALAASILGYTEFVPESGTGRALTLELDLEGKAGAKIANAVAGWRGEQAEGDRDGALAAALLAELAGNTKLANESYARARAADSAHEAAARAAAASAEPTEAATILSELSQSMQPGTRAALVLTEAANRLLELDSPGSTIEDERDKLLRGAAEMDPHMPLSIHIGEGIARSAGDRDGLIEWLHARRESCEDPIEQARDYLREALITPEGAGHATGLLTHALKARPDDIGLRELFERLSPERPSDRAAFRAERAAASTGAEAARCALDAALEYERDGDLANASVMAKQATLAGENLLAPLCVYRTALAGHGTGELVESLLAHAKATEDPTERLETYERLAELDEVGRNDPGNALLWRRAILEGAPSHLPTLRRIASTLIIAGRDEELEPVVFATAKTLEGPEAIAHAQLAARLRLRLRGWDDTREAVDVAYKNQPRGIWALRQTAAHARAGGDEALALEVDVELAARTERSSEVSTLSLRAAESAERTGNLEKARELLDKAIEATPSHFVLHLERARVLEALGNFADAAESYEAAAQTSITPEERVQGLYKAAVLFADKANDSERARGAFEHVFSTDPSYRDVFQRLKDVYVATNARAELAALLERRLETITDPAERVDMEIMRGRALADIGDAGAAKRALAAALEQYPDHVEALSAFAEVSAKEEDWEGAEQAWIRLARLVSEPERQSDLYLRLGELYDGPLPNAERAELSYQEVLKRFPDNEAAREKLVELYKKTGDTAKALEQQTILINNVEDPEAKCRRTTGLASIYEAMGDTKKAEQTLLQARKTWPKDDTALHALASFYQRTDQAQAANVLLERAVADARRALGTGRFEPYLFSTVATVAELRGKPAQARIARASVAALDGAEVEINGAGEAAGDATLDDLLAPDIMTPAFRDLLQRTGSLLDSAVTFDIASVRGMPLPPPQAELADEIKSIARAYGIGDVKIYQSAALGAVCVPASSHPATIVLGQPLVASENAAVRTFLIHRALKVIQTNASAFSRTAPIDLWPLLAAYLKALNTAFSPQGVDPAKLADASAKIAKAMPANVDPQVRTLATDVIGSIGNRASTLNTAINGWGARAGLLAVGDPNVALAGIAWAGGHTNQPPASGKERLTWIGRNAEARELIVFSVSDAYSDARSRLGLD